A region from the Candidatus Binatia bacterium genome encodes:
- a CDS encoding thiamine pyrophosphate-dependent enzyme codes for MALRADTATFYGLNRSDLVDIYRVMLLSRRMDDEEIKLKKQNLIYFQISGAGHEAILTAAGKALRPGHDWFYPYYRDRALMLCLGMTPLEMLYEAVGAKDDPNSGGRQMPCHWGLKRANVVSQSSPTGTQFLQAVGCAEGGRLLATIQEIAEKRPFHEDELVYVSAGDGTTSEGEFWEAINSAAVAQLPVLFLITDNQYAISVPVEAQTPGGDIGRCMGSIPGLRVMKCDGTDPLESFKTVTEAAHHLRAGRGPVLLHALVIRPYGHSMSDDEVSYKPQSEREAEAKRDPLHTYPEFLIKEGLATREQIEKIQKDVEAEIAEAEAAALAAPKPAADSLYDHLYSPSVDPTSAAFETEPRFEGQPETMVTLINRCLKDEMARDASIVLFGEDVADATREQALNTVPGKGGVFKVTYGLQKQFGKRRVFNSPLAEANIVGRAIGMATRGIKPVVEIQFFDYIWPAMMQIRNELAMLRWRSNGDFACPLVIRVAIGGYLQGGSIYHSQSGESIFAHMPGLRIVYPASAVDANGLLRSSIRCDDPVLFLEHKNIYRQPYAKGPYPGPDYMIPFGKARVAREGKDVSVITWGATVNRAMQAAQKLEAEGISVEVVDLRTLLPFDREAIAATVRKTARALVL; via the coding sequence GTGGCGCTCCGGGCCGATACCGCTACGTTTTATGGGCTCAACCGATCCGACCTGGTCGACATCTACCGCGTGATGCTCCTCTCGCGGCGCATGGACGACGAGGAGATCAAGCTCAAGAAGCAGAACCTCATCTACTTCCAGATCTCGGGCGCTGGCCACGAGGCGATCCTGACCGCAGCCGGAAAGGCGCTGCGCCCCGGCCACGACTGGTTCTATCCCTACTACCGGGATCGCGCGCTGATGCTCTGCCTGGGCATGACCCCGCTGGAGATGCTCTACGAGGCGGTGGGCGCCAAGGACGATCCCAATTCGGGCGGCCGCCAGATGCCCTGCCACTGGGGGCTCAAGCGGGCGAACGTGGTGTCCCAGTCCAGCCCGACCGGGACCCAGTTCCTCCAGGCCGTCGGCTGCGCGGAGGGAGGACGCCTCCTCGCCACGATCCAGGAGATCGCGGAGAAGCGCCCCTTCCACGAGGACGAGCTGGTCTACGTTTCGGCCGGGGACGGCACCACGAGCGAGGGGGAGTTCTGGGAAGCGATCAACAGCGCGGCGGTGGCCCAGCTCCCCGTTCTCTTCCTGATCACCGACAACCAGTACGCCATCTCGGTCCCGGTCGAGGCGCAGACGCCGGGAGGCGACATCGGCCGCTGCATGGGCTCGATCCCCGGGTTGCGCGTCATGAAGTGCGACGGCACCGACCCTCTCGAATCGTTCAAGACGGTGACCGAGGCGGCGCATCACCTCCGCGCCGGACGCGGCCCGGTGCTGCTCCACGCGCTGGTGATCCGCCCCTACGGGCACTCCATGTCGGACGACGAGGTCTCGTACAAGCCGCAGTCCGAGCGCGAGGCGGAGGCGAAGCGCGATCCGCTCCATACCTATCCCGAGTTCCTGATCAAGGAGGGGCTCGCGACCCGGGAGCAGATCGAGAAGATCCAGAAGGACGTGGAGGCGGAGATCGCCGAGGCCGAGGCGGCCGCGCTCGCGGCGCCCAAGCCGGCCGCGGATTCCCTCTACGACCATCTCTACTCCCCCTCGGTGGATCCCACGAGCGCCGCGTTCGAGACCGAGCCGCGTTTCGAGGGGCAGCCCGAGACGATGGTCACGCTGATCAACCGCTGCCTGAAGGACGAGATGGCCCGCGACGCGAGCATCGTGCTGTTCGGCGAGGACGTGGCCGACGCCACGCGCGAGCAGGCGCTGAACACGGTCCCCGGCAAGGGGGGCGTGTTCAAGGTGACCTACGGGCTCCAGAAGCAGTTCGGGAAGCGGCGGGTCTTCAACTCCCCGCTCGCCGAGGCGAACATCGTCGGCCGCGCGATCGGGATGGCCACGCGCGGGATCAAGCCGGTCGTGGAGATCCAGTTCTTCGACTACATCTGGCCCGCCATGATGCAGATCCGAAACGAGCTCGCGATGCTGCGGTGGCGCTCGAACGGCGACTTCGCCTGCCCGCTCGTGATCCGCGTGGCGATCGGCGGATATCTCCAGGGCGGATCGATCTACCACAGCCAGAGCGGGGAGAGCATCTTCGCGCACATGCCGGGCCTACGGATCGTCTACCCCGCGAGCGCCGTGGACGCGAACGGGCTCCTGCGCAGCTCGATCCGGTGCGACGACCCGGTGCTCTTCCTGGAGCACAAGAACATCTACCGCCAGCCCTACGCCAAGGGCCCCTACCCCGGACCCGACTACATGATCCCGTTCGGGAAGGCGCGCGTCGCGCGCGAGGGGAAGGACGTCTCGGTCATCACGTGGGGCGCCACGGTGAACCGGGCGATGCAGGCCGCGCAGAAGCTCGAGGCCGAGGGGATCTCCGTGGAGGTGGTGGATCTGCGGACGCTGCTCCCCTTCGACCGGGAGGCGATCGCGGCCACCGTCCGGAAGACGGCCCGCGCGCTGGTGCTGCA
- a CDS encoding FG-GAP-like repeat-containing protein: MIATRAFGSLRALGLFLLILALPLAHAAAQYMYLDTNGDGIHTAADVVAGGTTSVDVWLRTNVNRDSSPASCVTSDGDLTINSYEFILRTSNGTVSWGAIENRIAAFSIPYGIESSGSDYHAGYVSGTILPPGDYRLATVPITVSGGTPSIEIASSTPIRATYGTSFGAQCFGIDFDNTMKLGQEWNDTDGLAWGGTANRAPTLEQPSDMSVVEGATADQTLSATDPDGDAITFSGSPLGFMTVTTASAGTGSASGTIRLAPGASDGGNYLAEVWATDGFATDRKTFHITVIEGLSIDVGPVANMTVDSYGFATQAVTARDLDNRPLTFAKASGPDFVSVIDRGVGAAEIRLDPGLYNAGVYQASVVVRDGVSPDVTRAFQITVAPPPPCGPGYCFLERNWMTPGEFSFETHLADVNGDSRLDLVTAVYHRVLVRLGLGNGAFAPPIESTYQGYDLIDLYLSTAADVNGDGRADLLLPVRDNNDTQQSLLPLYGQPNGSMIVGPPITTVDTRGKPVVGDLNRDGMPDIVIGLENCGLGCFQHQLLIFFGAPGGTFSEPAVLTLPDFIHQVDLADMNTDGSLDLVIAHGDFIEAYSVFLNRGDGTFDAGHSTQSSYGYQSRDLVVGDWNGDGLPDLISSIGWGPPGASEVLLGQGNGLFTKAALARTGVFGERLSAADFNGDGKTDLIVAGWTSGLPPSLGVTLLVGKGDGTFQGRVDLPAGQGATNADVGDLNGDGMADLALNDTRTLRVLLSRGWAPQPNRPPYFSGLDGEYHADNRTQPYFYISARLDDPDNDPFQGFSVDQSSLPWSLISFSSVIPGWFEGFGYVYPVIPPGTYPITLTGTMGGQTVTRTVKLVITGVAPEVYSFEAVQDANSRSLALAGTAPRSYCFGIEPVGGRFRAWDVAIDRIVMKSDLGTVSSIHALTNKGTVVVDRDNDGIQEIEACFSGADLAKLFSTVSGRRQVTATVEAYTYDLHKITGTIMLNVVGGADGAQTAAFVSPNPLNPEGVLVFGMPSDGPARVELFDIRGRRVRTLVNEAFVAEGRHEVRIDGTNGRGQPLASGVYYYRVTTPGGTNNGRFAILK; encoded by the coding sequence ATGATCGCGACTCGCGCTTTCGGATCCCTTCGTGCCCTCGGACTGTTCCTTCTCATCCTCGCTCTTCCCTTGGCCCACGCGGCCGCGCAGTACATGTACCTCGACACCAACGGCGACGGCATCCACACCGCCGCCGACGTGGTCGCCGGAGGAACCACCTCGGTCGACGTGTGGCTGCGCACGAACGTGAACCGCGACAGCTCGCCGGCTTCTTGTGTCACGAGCGACGGCGACCTGACGATCAACTCCTACGAGTTCATTCTGCGGACATCGAACGGCACGGTCTCGTGGGGCGCCATCGAGAACCGGATCGCCGCGTTCTCGATCCCCTACGGGATCGAATCGTCGGGCTCCGACTACCACGCCGGATACGTGAGCGGAACGATCCTGCCGCCGGGCGACTACCGGCTCGCCACGGTTCCGATCACGGTATCGGGAGGCACGCCGTCGATCGAGATCGCGTCCTCCACCCCCATTCGCGCCACCTATGGGACGTCGTTCGGGGCGCAATGTTTCGGCATCGACTTCGACAACACCATGAAGCTCGGCCAGGAGTGGAACGACACGGACGGCCTGGCCTGGGGCGGCACCGCGAATCGCGCGCCCACCCTCGAACAGCCCTCCGACATGTCGGTCGTCGAGGGAGCGACGGCGGACCAGACCCTTTCGGCGACCGATCCGGACGGCGACGCGATTACGTTCTCGGGCAGCCCTCTCGGCTTCATGACGGTCACGACGGCGAGCGCGGGGACCGGCTCGGCGTCGGGGACGATCCGCCTGGCCCCGGGAGCCAGCGACGGCGGCAACTACCTTGCCGAGGTCTGGGCGACCGATGGATTCGCGACCGATCGAAAAACGTTCCATATCACAGTGATCGAGGGGCTCTCGATCGACGTCGGCCCGGTGGCGAACATGACCGTCGACTCGTACGGGTTCGCGACGCAGGCGGTGACGGCTCGCGATCTGGACAATCGGCCGCTGACGTTTGCCAAGGCATCGGGTCCCGATTTCGTGTCGGTCATCGATCGGGGCGTCGGAGCCGCCGAGATTCGCCTCGACCCGGGCCTCTACAATGCCGGCGTGTACCAGGCGTCGGTCGTGGTACGCGACGGCGTCTCGCCGGACGTGACGCGCGCGTTCCAGATCACCGTGGCTCCTCCCCCGCCATGCGGCCCCGGGTACTGCTTCTTGGAGCGGAACTGGATGACGCCGGGGGAATTCTCGTTCGAGACCCATCTGGCCGACGTGAATGGAGACTCGCGCCTCGATCTGGTGACGGCCGTCTACCATCGGGTCCTCGTGCGCCTCGGACTAGGCAACGGAGCGTTCGCGCCGCCGATCGAGAGCACGTATCAGGGCTATGACCTGATCGACCTCTACCTGTCCACGGCAGCGGACGTGAATGGGGACGGCCGTGCCGACCTGCTGCTTCCTGTCCGGGACAACAACGACACCCAGCAGTCGCTCCTCCCTCTGTACGGCCAGCCGAACGGTTCCATGATCGTCGGTCCCCCCATCACCACCGTGGACACCCGTGGCAAGCCGGTCGTCGGAGACCTGAACCGTGATGGGATGCCGGATATCGTCATCGGACTCGAGAATTGCGGGCTCGGCTGCTTCCAACATCAGTTGCTGATCTTCTTCGGGGCCCCCGGTGGCACGTTCTCCGAGCCCGCGGTCCTGACCCTTCCCGACTTCATCCACCAGGTCGATCTCGCGGACATGAATACCGACGGGTCGCTGGATCTCGTCATCGCGCACGGCGATTTCATTGAGGCCTACAGCGTCTTCCTGAATCGCGGAGACGGAACGTTCGATGCGGGTCACTCGACCCAGAGCTCCTACGGCTATCAGAGCCGGGACCTGGTCGTGGGTGACTGGAACGGAGACGGTCTGCCGGACCTGATCTCGAGCATCGGGTGGGGTCCGCCCGGCGCGAGCGAGGTCCTCCTGGGTCAGGGGAACGGACTGTTCACCAAGGCGGCCCTGGCCCGTACCGGCGTCTTCGGCGAACGCCTGTCCGCCGCGGATTTCAATGGCGACGGAAAGACCGATCTGATCGTGGCCGGCTGGACCTCGGGTCTGCCCCCATCGCTCGGGGTCACGCTCCTCGTCGGGAAAGGTGACGGCACGTTCCAGGGGCGGGTCGATCTTCCGGCGGGTCAGGGAGCGACCAACGCCGACGTGGGGGACCTCAACGGAGACGGAATGGCCGATCTCGCGTTGAACGACACACGGACCTTGAGGGTGCTGTTGAGCCGGGGATGGGCACCGCAGCCCAATCGCCCTCCCTACTTCAGCGGCCTTGACGGCGAGTACCATGCGGACAACCGGACCCAGCCCTACTTTTATATCAGCGCGCGTCTGGACGATCCCGACAACGATCCGTTCCAGGGTTTTTCCGTGGACCAATCGAGCCTTCCCTGGTCACTCATCAGCTTCTCTTCCGTCATTCCCGGCTGGTTCGAGGGATTCGGGTACGTCTACCCGGTCATACCGCCGGGAACGTATCCAATCACCCTCACCGGCACGATGGGGGGCCAGACCGTCACGAGGACGGTCAAGCTCGTCATCACCGGGGTGGCGCCTGAAGTCTATTCGTTCGAAGCGGTCCAGGACGCGAACTCCCGGTCCCTGGCGCTCGCGGGCACGGCCCCCCGCTCCTACTGCTTCGGGATCGAGCCCGTCGGGGGCCGCTTCCGCGCGTGGGACGTCGCGATCGACAGGATCGTCATGAAGAGCGACCTCGGGACGGTCTCGAGCATCCACGCGCTCACGAACAAGGGCACGGTCGTGGTCGATCGCGACAACGACGGGATCCAGGAGATCGAGGCCTGCTTCTCGGGAGCGGACCTGGCGAAGCTCTTCTCAACCGTATCGGGTCGCAGGCAAGTCACCGCGACGGTCGAAGCCTACACGTACGACCTCCACAAGATCACCGGGACGATCATGCTGAATGTCGTGGGAGGCGCGGATGGAGCGCAGACGGCCGCGTTCGTCTCGCCCAATCCCCTTAACCCCGAGGGTGTGCTCGTCTTCGGCATGCCGAGCGATGGGCCGGCGCGCGTCGAGCTGTTCGACATTCGCGGGCGCCGGGTCCGGACGCTCGTGAACGAGGCCTTCGTGGCGGAGGGGCGGCACGAGGTCCGGATCGACGGCACGAACGGGCGTGGCCAGCCGCTCGCGTCGGGGGTGTACTACTACCGGGTCACCACGCCGGGCGGAACGAACAACGGACGGTTCGCGATTCTGAAGTAA
- a CDS encoding alpha/beta fold hydrolase, translated as MKSAASRFVKPVHFQGPEGRLEGLWDDPARGLPPAVIAHPHPAHGGSMHSKVVYTVFRVLHDAGHATLRFNFRGVGASEGTYSGWDGEVGDVAAAAAYARRETGTIPLLVAGFSFGSWVASKWAMGDPNVERMILLGLPVDRNVDDRSFDHLTRLPGPLLIIQGERDQYGSPAGIARLVERLRPLGPVEAKIVPGADHFFTGHLAPLEAALRQGLGLEAS; from the coding sequence GTGAAGTCCGCCGCCTCGCGATTCGTGAAGCCGGTCCATTTCCAGGGACCGGAGGGACGCCTGGAAGGGCTGTGGGACGACCCGGCCCGGGGGCTCCCCCCGGCCGTCATCGCCCACCCGCATCCCGCCCACGGCGGCTCCATGCACAGCAAGGTGGTCTACACCGTCTTCCGCGTTTTGCACGACGCGGGGCACGCCACCCTGCGCTTCAACTTCCGCGGGGTCGGCGCGAGCGAGGGAACCTATTCCGGGTGGGACGGCGAGGTCGGGGACGTGGCCGCCGCCGCGGCGTACGCCCGGCGCGAGACCGGGACCATCCCCCTCTTGGTCGCGGGTTTCTCGTTCGGATCGTGGGTCGCCTCCAAGTGGGCGATGGGCGACCCGAACGTCGAGCGGATGATCCTGCTCGGCCTGCCGGTCGACCGGAACGTGGACGACCGCTCGTTCGACCATTTGACCCGGCTCCCGGGGCCGCTCCTGATCATCCAAGGGGAGCGGGACCAGTACGGCAGCCCCGCGGGCATCGCGCGCCTGGTCGAGCGGCTCCGGCCGCTCGGACCGGTCGAGGCGAAGATCGTCCCCGGGGCCGATCACTTCTTCACGGGACACCTGGCGCCCCTGGAAGCCGCGCTGCGGCAGGGATTGGGGCTGGAGGCGTCGTGA
- a CDS encoding permease, protein MDLSHALFAMGRVFADAAVEIIPLFLLAILIGAWIEEYVSEQTITRFLTGRHPATMLLASMTGAVIPLCTCGMVPLAVSLRRRGSDLKHTFAFLTAGASVSVPVLLLTGTVLGARWALARFVVSVVFGLAVGYAAVRALRSVADRSAEPAGRVQHGDHTHGPGGVTATRPGPEPDAEEFDVAEIRGRSRFASVARRFRGQIVEYGPWVLVSLAVAAVVDILVPRHWVNVLYGERTFAGSLLAALSGLPFYFCSGAELPLVRELLLKGMGPGAAAAMMLSVPIVNILTFGVVSRWIGARGAFVYLALCVVFSAVLGELTGVVWGFFRL, encoded by the coding sequence ATGGACCTCTCCCACGCCCTGTTCGCGATGGGCCGCGTCTTCGCCGACGCCGCCGTCGAGATCATCCCTCTCTTCCTTCTCGCCATCCTGATCGGCGCCTGGATCGAGGAGTATGTCTCGGAGCAAACCATCACGCGATTCCTGACCGGCCGCCATCCCGCGACGATGCTCCTCGCCTCCATGACCGGCGCGGTGATCCCGCTCTGCACGTGCGGCATGGTGCCTTTGGCCGTGTCGTTGCGACGCCGCGGGAGCGATCTCAAGCACACGTTCGCCTTCCTGACCGCCGGCGCCTCGGTCAGCGTGCCGGTGCTCCTGCTCACGGGAACCGTCCTCGGGGCGCGCTGGGCGCTCGCGCGCTTCGTGGTGTCGGTGGTCTTCGGACTGGCCGTGGGCTACGCGGCGGTTCGGGCGCTCCGCAGCGTCGCGGACCGCTCGGCGGAGCCGGCGGGCCGGGTGCAGCATGGGGACCACACGCATGGGCCCGGAGGAGTCACGGCCACGCGGCCCGGCCCGGAGCCCGACGCCGAGGAGTTCGACGTGGCCGAGATCCGGGGACGCTCGCGATTCGCCTCGGTGGCCCGGCGCTTCCGCGGGCAGATCGTGGAGTACGGACCCTGGGTGCTGGTGAGCCTCGCGGTCGCGGCGGTCGTGGACATCCTGGTGCCGCGCCACTGGGTGAACGTGCTCTATGGCGAGCGGACGTTCGCGGGGTCGTTGCTCGCGGCGCTGAGCGGCCTCCCCTTCTACTTCTGCTCGGGAGCCGAGCTCCCGCTGGTCCGCGAGCTCTTGCTGAAGGGAATGGGACCCGGCGCGGCCGCCGCCATGATGCTCTCCGTCCCCATCGTGAACATCCTCACGTTCGGGGTCGTGTCGCGGTGGATCGGAGCACGGGGCGCGTTCGTATACCTGGCGCTCTGCGTGGTGTTCTCGGCGGTGCTGGGCGAGCTCACGGGCGTGGTTTGGGGGTTCTTCAGGCTTTAG
- a CDS encoding SDR family oxidoreductase, with protein MSTDMRDKVAVVTGSTKGIGLSIARALLAEGMRVAVSARNRSEVDSVSKSLEREHAGRVLGQICDVRREDDVRALFDAVDAKWHGLDVLVNNAGIGLFKNVEEISLEEWNAVIETNLTGVFLCTRAAIPRMRARGGGYIFNLSSLAGKTSFPSAAAYNTSKFGLNGFSEAVMQEIRYDGIRVSYLMPGSVNTYFNGHEPDPSQGWKIQPEDIGEIVVDLLRFPGRSLQSRVEIRPSQPPRK; from the coding sequence GTGAGCACCGACATGCGGGACAAGGTGGCCGTCGTCACCGGCAGCACCAAGGGAATCGGACTATCGATCGCGCGGGCCCTTCTTGCGGAGGGAATGCGCGTCGCGGTTTCGGCGCGGAACCGATCCGAGGTGGATTCGGTGTCGAAGAGTCTGGAGCGGGAGCACGCGGGGCGCGTCCTGGGTCAGATCTGCGACGTGCGCCGCGAGGACGACGTGCGCGCGCTGTTCGACGCGGTGGACGCGAAGTGGCATGGGCTCGACGTGCTGGTGAACAACGCGGGTATCGGTCTCTTCAAGAACGTCGAGGAGATCTCGCTCGAGGAGTGGAACGCCGTGATCGAAACCAATCTCACCGGCGTCTTCCTCTGCACGCGGGCTGCCATCCCCCGGATGCGCGCGCGGGGCGGCGGCTACATCTTCAATCTCTCGAGCCTGGCCGGGAAGACCTCCTTCCCCAGCGCGGCCGCCTACAACACGTCGAAATTCGGATTGAACGGATTCAGCGAAGCGGTGATGCAGGAGATCCGCTACGACGGGATCCGCGTCAGCTACCTGATGCCGGGGAGCGTGAACACCTACTTCAACGGCCACGAGCCCGATCCATCGCAGGGCTGGAAGATCCAGCCCGAGGACATCGGTGAGATCGTGGTCGACCTGCTGCGGTTCCCGGGGCGGTCGCTGCAGAGCCGCGTGGAGATCCGCCCGAGCCAGCCGCCGAGGAAGTAG